The nucleotide window CTAGAATTTGTGCTCTCTCgtaaatttttccaatccCCGTAGctcattttgaaatgctTCAGTTTCCGAAGTGTTTCACCatacttttgaatttgctGAACATTCGGGGCGTTTTCATCGTTTGAGATCCTTGATGCGTCGGCTTCCCTTTTATGCAGCTTATTGATGTGAGCCGTGCGGACCTTATCATTGGTTTCATGACTTTCACGATTTCTCAACCAACCGTTGTATGCGTCCCGGAGGGAACTATCACCGAGGACGTGGGTCGCCAGGGATATCAGATGGAACTTATGTAAACTCTGCGGATTATCCGGTTGTTTGTCCGGATGATACAGCAGAGCTAAGGTCCTgtattgtttttttatagCGGATGGTGTGAGCTGTTCGCGAGGCACGTCATTTCCGAATTCTAGGATTTCATATAAGTCTAAATTCTCATCAAAGACCTTCTGCAGATCAAAACTCATCTAGTACCTTGGAAACTTGCAAGGTGGTTGCCTACAACTTGTAACATTGATCCTTCCGTCAGTCGTAAGTGCATGGTTTTAAATGTTTGGCATCGCCCGGACTCTCCGTCTATGTAATATGAAacagaaattgaaattgaaaaagtctAATGGGAATAATCTCTACAGACACTTGCCGTGGCGGCAATTACTGAAACACTCCAGAGTTGCACTGTAATTTGCATAAAATCAGCACAGTAAACTCACAGGGTGTACGAAAGCTGGGAAGGACGTGGTGCGAGAACTGTGAGACAGCCTCGCCAAGAGAGAGATATAGCGTCCCAGCGGGCCAAAGAACTACTACAAAAACATACAGTATGAGCGAAACTCATAGAGCGCATGCCCATCTCATTCAACTCTGCAAAAATCTGTAAGTCGCAGGCTTAGAGCTCTAATCTGATGTAAAAAAATCGAATAGACATTTTGTATGAGGATAAGCTCGACAAGTAGCCACAGAAAACCAAATACCTTTTGGTATGAGATCCAGGGGGTTGCCATCCGCCATTAAGGCGACCATTTTTAGCATTTTCccttcaaaagatgaaacgCTACTTATTTTTACGTGGAATTCGTATAATCTTCCTTCCCACTAGCAAGATTTCCTCGAAGAGGCCACGAGACACAATTTTCTGACATAAGTAGTCTCAGTCGGTTTCGTGGTCGATTCATCATGCTGGCTTCACCAGATGAGTCTCGCTCACACTGCGTTCAAATTCGCGTTACGTATTGTTTACTATGTAAgcaaaactttcaaacaCGTGCAGCGGTGTTATGTGCAACGCAGGTTCACTTTTAATGGAAAGTGAGCAATTCACGCAAAAAACCAAACTCATCCAGATTTGCATATCAAAAGCGTCTTATATTTAGCCGCTGATGCACTCGAAAAACCGCAATTGAATAAGACCAATATTTCTTGTTGCTCATTGCCTatcataaaaaaatagcCGGAATAATGCATGTTGTGCCTATAGCTCATGTAATTGGTACATAGTGTTACACTTTGGGCAACCAGTTCAATGTACATCGATATACCTCTGAAAGAGGAGAGGAGTGATAAACAATCCGTGGAGAATGAGAGTATGTTTATCTTGCTACTACGAGATCGCGCAGATCGGAGTTTTTAGGAACACAGGCAAGATTGCACTAGCATTCTCAGATGGTTTCCTATTACCGCTAAAGGAGCCTTCAGAAAAAGCGAATCATAAATACGCCGTTTGATTGTTTTGGAAAACTCCTCAAAGAGGAAATATACCAGATTGCCTGTATGCTTTGCCTGAGAAGTGAATTTTTACTCAGTTCGACCAGCATAATGTGTTCAAAAGAGGCCTTAAACCAATAACTTGACGTGCTCAAACAACGTGCAGAATCGCTCCAAGTTTTCGGATATCTCTTATCTCGACCGACTCCCGTATTTGACTGATACTACTTCGATTAGACGATAATAGGGAAATAAGTGACGCGAATATGACACTCGAGAGTTCCTTGAGGTCTTCAGGTAGACTACTACAACCCGCATCAGCGAGTAATTCCAAATAATAATTCTTGGTTTGCCTAAAGCTGATTTGACATACGTGCTTCATCACTCGAGTACTCAGTTTCACAATGTCTGGGTAGTATTGATGCAGACGTTTTTGGTGCAGTTGTACGTATTGTACTTTTGTGACGAGATTCATATGAAGAAAGCGAGACCGCGAAAATCGCTAGCTCTTAAAGAAGGGTTGTGGCGAGCCGAAAACAagtcttcatcttcaacGGCCAAGCTTATGAATTCTGGGTACTGTGTGAGTGCACTACACCCTAGTTTATATTgtatataaaaataaatcaCGCCATTAACCACATAAGTACACTCTGCCAAAAGAATCCATaaacgaaaagaaaatagtTGCATTTCTTGACGGTAGACTTTTTGATGCTGCCCATATCATTATTAGCGTCgaaaaaaaggttgaaCTTTACT belongs to Zygotorulaspora mrakii chromosome 1, complete sequence and includes:
- the CWC23 gene encoding U2-type spliceosomal complex subunit CWC23 (similar to Saccharomyces cerevisiae CWC23 (YGL128C); ancestral locus Anc_1.92), with protein sequence MSFDLQKVFDENLDLYEILEFGNDVPREQLTPSAIKKQYRTLALLYHPDKQPDNPQSLHKFHLISLATHVLGDSSLRDAYNGWLRNRESHETNDKVRTAHINKLHKREADASRISNDENAPNVQQIQKYGETLRKLKHFKMSYGDWKNLRESTNSSENSQPVHKFYDSSTLRIELINDDPTVADKLTLKTFLSRLFEVQELYDLYYSSRNDFQNDETIVAYAVLMSPQEAQQLFQRWTERRNTEGWKSIIDIAPRIPLHYYAGFTDRVDLNPKIAAMVNNDTIVIE